Sequence from the Leptospira dzoumogneensis genome:
TTGGACTAGTTTGACTTTCTTTTGCAACAATTAGCTTCCGGAATTTTCATGATCAAGTGCACATAATCCTAGGAAAGTTAGAGGTCTTCATTTAACAGCGAGGTGTCTTCTTAGTATTCTAGGAATGGTTTGTAGGATTTTTTTGAAAATCCATGTCTTAAGTTATTAATAAGAGAGAAATCCTTTCGAAAAGAATCGAGCGGTTTCTTAGATACAAAACAAATCGGATGGATCTAAGCTTGGAAAACGTTAAAGAAATTATTCAAACACAAGAAAGTATGCCCGATATTTTGTTAATTTGCGATTCGAGCGGAAGGATCCTTCATATTAACGAGAATGGAAGGAAGATACTTAGTATCGCCTCGATAGAATCCGCTAAGAGTATGAGTATTACAGATCTTCTTTCCGAGACGGATCAAAAATATTTCGAAACAGTTATACTACCTAATGTAAGCAAGTCCGGAGAGTTTGAAGGAAGAGGACTTCATTTAATGAAGAAGGACGGAAGTTTCCTTCAAACAAAACAACATGCTTATCTAATGCCGGAGAAATCTTATCTATTCGTATTTACGGAAGATAAAGAATCGGAGGCGGGGAAGAAGGAAGCCTTATACAAAGCGTTCCAACAATCCCAGAACGGAATGTTCTTAACCGATAAGGAAGGTGTGATCCTTGCGGTGAATAAACAATTCGAAAAAATTTCCGGCTTAAAAGAGAATGAACTCATAGGAAAAACCCCTAAAGCATTCCAATCCGGAGCGGGGGCATCCAAAACTTTTTATGACGAGTTTTGGGAATCCGTTTTGCAAGGTTCGGTCTCTATCTCTAATTCGAATCTCAAAAATAGTTTCGTAAAAGATTGGAAACAAAATGTTCTTCCTATCAAAGATCGTAATGGAGAAGTTTCCAGCTTCTTAAGCACTATACTTGCGAATCCTGAACTTTCAGAATCCGGAGAAGCAAAGAATAATTCGGATTTTGCAAAATCTCCATCCGATACTTTCAGAAAATACGAAGGTATGGATAGAGAAGCCCTTATCGGAATTTTAAGAGATAAAACTAAACTCACCAAAAAAGAAACAGAGATCTGTGCGGGAATCGCTTCCGGTAAGGATAAGAGTCGTATCAGCGAAGACTTGGGTATCCATCCAGGGACTATGAAAAACCATCTTAAATCGATTTATAGAAAAACTATCGATCTAGAAAAAGAGATCCCAGGCCCGGAGCGAGATAAGCTTCAGAGACTTACGATCTATTTATTCCGTCTACTCGGGGAATAAGACGCAGAGTTTGTAAGAGACACCGAGTTTCTAAGAGTCGCAGGATTTTCTCACGCAGAGGCGCGAAGACGCTGAGGTAACGCGTTTAAAAAATCTCTCTGCGGCTCGGCGACTCTGCGTGCAAATATCTTTGTGACTTTTCTATCTCTGCGACTTTTCTCCCCAGGTTTTGATCACATAATCTTCTCTTCCGGAACCCTTTCTGTATTGTTTATAATGCGCAGGGTTCTTTTTATAATAGTCCTGGTGATATTCCTCTGCAGGATAAAATTCTGATGCTTGTAATATTTCTACCGCGATAGGAGAGGAGAATTTTTTAGAAGCTCCTATTTTATCCTTAAACTCCTGGGCCAATTTTCTTTGCACCTCATTCTTATAATAGATGGCTGCTTTGTATTGGTTGCCTCTATCTGCGAATTGTCCCCCTGAATCCGTTGGATCTATCTGTCTCCAATACGTGTCCAAAAGTTTTGCATAATCGATTTTTTTAGGATCGTATGTGATCAGGACTGATTCCCTATGTCCTGTTCTCCCGTATCCTACATCTTCGTAAGTGGGGTTGATTTCTTTTCCGCCGGTGTAACCTGAGATTACGGATATGACGCCCGGCAGTTTTTCAAAAGGTCCTTCCATACACCAGAAACATCCGCCTGCAAAAATGGCTGTTTCTGTTTTGGGAGTATCTTTGGAATAAAGAATATTCGAAAAACTAAATATTACGAATATTATAAGTATGGATTCTAATCTTATAAGTTTGAACAAATTCGTTCTCATTAGGTTCCTCATTGTTTCGTTTTTTTATGAATTTTTAATCTATCTATTCTTGCTGATCACTTGTTCGTATTTTGATTTTTTTCAAAAAATCCTGGTAACGAGAGACGAATCTCGTTTAATGGAGTCTATTAGATGCTTTCGACTGACGTCGGAAAAAGTTACGGATTTATCAACCGTTTCCAATTCTGGGTTTTAATTCTTAATAGAATATTCCCGCCCGTACGAGTATCAATTGAATTTAAAGACAAAACAATTTCTTTCCAATCTTCCTTACGATCTTTCCTCAAGTATCGCAGTTTTTCTAGTAGCTATTCCTCTTTGTTTGGGGATTGCTCATGCGTCCGGTGCTCCCTTATTTTCTGGGATTATCTCCGGTTTTATAGGCGGGATCGTAGTAGGAACCTTCAGTAAATCCGCCTTAAGTGTCTCAGGGCCCACGGCAAGTTTGACTGCGATCGTTCTTTCAGGTATAAGCGACCTGGGGAATTTCGAAGCATTCCTTCTCGCACTTCTAATTGCGGGAATGATCCAAACTTTGCTTGGGATATTGAGAACAGGGGCATTATCCGCTTATCTTCCTTCTGCAACAGTAGTCGGAATGTCCGTCGCGATCGGTTTACTTTTAGTCATCAAACAACTGCCTCACTTGATCGGTTACGATGTGGAGGAATTCGGAGTAGAAGAATTCGATATCACCAAAGAAGACGTGAACGAATCCTATCACGATCCTCATGAAGCAAAAGAAACAAACTCACTCATGCTACTTGTGCATGCCTTTCGGAATTTACAAAGTAATGTATTGACGATCGGGATTATTTCTCTTCTGTCCTTCTGGGTCTGGGATAGATACTTCGCTAAAAAATTCAAATATATTCCCGCATCTTTAGCGGCGATCATTCTAGGAACAGGTGCGAATTTACTTTTAGGTCATCTTCTTCCCGGAGGAGCTTTAAGCCAGGACCACTTGGTTACTCTTCCGGTTTTTAAAAATCCTTCCGAATTATTTGCTCATTTGGACTTTCCGAACTTCTCTTATTGGGACCAGGGCACTGTATGGACCTTGGCATTGACGATCGCGTTTGCTTCTTCTTTAGAGTCCTTACTTTCCGTCGAAGTGGTGGATAAACTAGACGAAGAGAATCGTAAAACTCCAATGTCCCAGGAATTGATCGCACAAGGTTTGGGAAATATGGCCTGCGGGCTCGCGGGAGGGATCCCGATCACAAGTGTTGTGGTCAGAGGTTCGGTAAACGCTTCTTCCGGTGCAAAGACCAAATTTTCCGCGATCTTTCACGGGGCTTGGATAGGGATCAGTGTATTACTTTTTCCTAAATTTATGAATACCATTCCTTTGGCCTCCCTTGCTGCGATCTTAACTTTTACGGGTCTTAAACTCGCAAAACCTGCGATGTTCAAGTTGATGTTCCAAAAAGGGTATTCTCAGTTCCTGCCGTTTTTGGCCACCGTAGTCGTCACATTCTTCACAAATGTTCTGATCGGAACATTCTGCGGTATATTGGTATCTTTGGTTTTCGTTCTATACGAAGATCATAGGACTGCGATCTATAGAGAAGAACGTCATGGTAAGTTTAGAAGGATTATTCTAGGGGAAAACTTAGGCTTCTTCCATAAGGCAAAGATCAAGACTGTTTTAGAAAGTCAACCTTCCGGGATCACCTTGGAGATAGACGGAACTAGAACACTTCATATGGATCAGGATATTAAAGAGCTGATCCACGAATTCAGAAAAAATGCCCACCGTAAAGGGATAACGGTGATCCTAGGAGGGATACCGAATATGGAAAATGATATCGAATCCTTGAAAAAAGAAATGAGCGAGTCTTATCAAAAATTATTGAAGAATAACCAAGAATGGGTAGAGGAGAAGACTTCGGAAGATCCTGAGTTTTTTGCAAGAAACGCGGAAGGCCAGGCTCCTCAAACATTATTCATCGGATGCAGCGACTCTAGGGTTCCTGTAAATGTGATCACTAAAACAAATCCCGGGGAAATTTTCGTAACCAGGAATATTGCTAACGTGGTTT
This genomic interval carries:
- the msrA gene encoding peptide-methionine (S)-S-oxide reductase MsrA: MRTNLFKLIRLESILIIFVIFSFSNILYSKDTPKTETAIFAGGCFWCMEGPFEKLPGVISVISGYTGGKEINPTYEDVGYGRTGHRESVLITYDPKKIDYAKLLDTYWRQIDPTDSGGQFADRGNQYKAAIYYKNEVQRKLAQEFKDKIGASKKFSSPIAVEILQASEFYPAEEYHQDYYKKNPAHYKQYRKGSGREDYVIKTWGEKSQR
- a CDS encoding SulP family inorganic anion transporter, yielding MNLKTKQFLSNLPYDLSSSIAVFLVAIPLCLGIAHASGAPLFSGIISGFIGGIVVGTFSKSALSVSGPTASLTAIVLSGISDLGNFEAFLLALLIAGMIQTLLGILRTGALSAYLPSATVVGMSVAIGLLLVIKQLPHLIGYDVEEFGVEEFDITKEDVNESYHDPHEAKETNSLMLLVHAFRNLQSNVLTIGIISLLSFWVWDRYFAKKFKYIPASLAAIILGTGANLLLGHLLPGGALSQDHLVTLPVFKNPSELFAHLDFPNFSYWDQGTVWTLALTIAFASSLESLLSVEVVDKLDEENRKTPMSQELIAQGLGNMACGLAGGIPITSVVVRGSVNASSGAKTKFSAIFHGAWIGISVLLFPKFMNTIPLASLAAILTFTGLKLAKPAMFKLMFQKGYSQFLPFLATVVVTFFTNVLIGTFCGILVSLVFVLYEDHRTAIYREERHGKFRRIILGENLGFFHKAKIKTVLESQPSGITLEIDGTRTLHMDQDIKELIHEFRKNAHRKGITVILGGIPNMENDIESLKKEMSESYQKLLKNNQEWVEEKTSEDPEFFARNAEGQAPQTLFIGCSDSRVPVNVITKTNPGEIFVTRNIANVVSVDDMSLFSVVQYAIDALNVKHIIVCGHIGCGGVRAALQGKATGLIDNWITHIKDVYLKHRDELDALPEDKREERLIHLNVAEQVVNLYKTGMIQNALAKYGFPEIHGWVYDIRNGQISEVDYKDILSKELGGLYGYPK
- a CDS encoding PAS domain-containing protein, with amino-acid sequence MPDILLICDSSGRILHINENGRKILSIASIESAKSMSITDLLSETDQKYFETVILPNVSKSGEFEGRGLHLMKKDGSFLQTKQHAYLMPEKSYLFVFTEDKESEAGKKEALYKAFQQSQNGMFLTDKEGVILAVNKQFEKISGLKENELIGKTPKAFQSGAGASKTFYDEFWESVLQGSVSISNSNLKNSFVKDWKQNVLPIKDRNGEVSSFLSTILANPELSESGEAKNNSDFAKSPSDTFRKYEGMDREALIGILRDKTKLTKKETEICAGIASGKDKSRISEDLGIHPGTMKNHLKSIYRKTIDLEKEIPGPERDKLQRLTIYLFRLLGE